The Amycolatopsis viridis genome window below encodes:
- a CDS encoding VOC family protein, with protein MGDVFKALADPTRRTILDELTVRDGQTLFEICGRLATNHGLTSSRQAVSPDLHQSGGLQHVEVLRDRLGFVKKHDVPAGGARWLTVVSPDNPEGTELLLEPSGHPAAKPFRDALVADGIPFTMFTVDDVRAEYERLRSLGVRFTQEPTEMGPVTTAVFDDTCGNLIQIATPA; from the coding sequence GTGGGTGACGTCTTCAAGGCCTTGGCCGATCCCACCCGGCGGACGATCCTCGACGAACTGACCGTCCGGGATGGACAGACGCTCTTCGAGATCTGCGGCCGGCTGGCGACCAACCACGGCCTCACGTCGTCGCGGCAGGCGGTCTCGCCTGATCTCCACCAGTCCGGCGGCCTCCAGCACGTCGAGGTGCTGCGAGACCGCCTGGGTTTCGTGAAGAAGCACGACGTGCCCGCGGGCGGGGCGCGGTGGCTCACCGTGGTGTCACCCGACAACCCGGAAGGTACCGAACTGCTCCTCGAACCGAGCGGTCATCCGGCGGCGAAGCCGTTCCGGGACGCGCTCGTCGCCGACGGGATCCCGTTCACGATGTTCACGGTCGACGACGTGCGCGCCGAGTACGAGCGGCTGCGCTCCCTGGGCGTCCGGTTCACCCAGGAGCCGACCGAGATGGGCCCGGTGACCACCGCCGTCTTCGACGACACCTGCGGCAACCTCATCCAAATCGCCACCCCGGCCTAG
- a CDS encoding DNA glycosylase AlkZ-like family protein gives MLEVDREQVLAHRIAAQGLHREEADAAALAVFDLGLQSTQRDTAAISLAARLPGPVTEESFADDPRFVLAWTHRGAPHFHRATEIGQVTAALVPLGEDDAMARMGWQRKQVEAAGMSATDSLFTAAKAIRKVVTRTMTKGAVSEAVTRIIPDGLSYWCRGCQATHILEQLMRLAAIHGGARLEAAAQPATLAPLTGRPRMRTTPDPAAATAVVRDYLRLHGPATPSEAADFVGTKVAVARRMWPDDLAEVRVAGRTAYLPESDVDALADPPEPDLVRLLPPWDPFLQSRDRALLVPDRARQKEVWRILGNPGALLAGGEVAGVWRTKGSGRKRLDFTITAFDPLPPPARAAAEAEAERVAAARGFADLRITWS, from the coding sequence ATGCTGGAGGTCGATCGCGAGCAGGTGCTCGCCCACCGGATCGCGGCGCAGGGACTGCACCGCGAGGAGGCGGACGCGGCCGCGCTGGCCGTGTTCGACCTCGGCCTGCAGAGCACGCAGCGCGACACCGCGGCGATCTCGCTCGCGGCGCGCCTGCCCGGCCCGGTCACCGAGGAGTCCTTCGCCGACGATCCGCGGTTCGTGCTGGCCTGGACGCACCGCGGAGCGCCGCACTTCCACCGCGCCACCGAGATCGGGCAGGTCACCGCCGCGCTGGTCCCGCTCGGCGAGGACGACGCGATGGCGCGGATGGGCTGGCAGCGCAAGCAGGTCGAGGCGGCCGGGATGAGCGCCACCGACAGCCTGTTCACCGCGGCGAAGGCGATCCGCAAGGTCGTCACGCGCACGATGACCAAGGGCGCGGTGAGCGAGGCGGTCACCAGGATCATCCCGGACGGGTTGTCCTACTGGTGCCGCGGCTGCCAGGCCACCCACATCCTGGAGCAGCTCATGCGGCTCGCGGCGATCCACGGCGGCGCGCGGCTGGAGGCCGCCGCCCAGCCCGCGACGCTGGCGCCGCTGACCGGCCGTCCGCGGATGCGCACCACGCCGGACCCGGCGGCCGCGACCGCGGTCGTCCGCGACTACCTGCGGCTGCACGGCCCGGCCACGCCGTCCGAGGCCGCCGACTTCGTCGGCACGAAGGTGGCGGTGGCGCGGCGGATGTGGCCGGACGATCTGGCGGAGGTGCGTGTGGCGGGCCGCACCGCGTACCTCCCCGAGTCCGATGTGGACGCGCTGGCGGACCCGCCGGAGCCGGACCTGGTGCGGTTGCTGCCACCGTGGGACCCGTTCCTCCAGTCGCGGGACCGGGCCCTGCTGGTGCCGGACCGGGCGCGGCAGAAGGAGGTCTGGCGGATCCTCGGCAACCCGGGTGCGCTGCTCGCCGGCGGCGAGGTGGCCGGCGTGTGGCGGACCAAGGGCAGCGGCCGGAAGCGGCTGGACTTCACGATCACCGCGTTCGATCCGCTGCCGCCCCCGGCACGCGCGGCGGCGGAAGCGGAAGCCGAGCGCGTCGCGGCGGCTCGTGGTTTCGCGGACCTGCGGATCACCTGGTCCTAG
- a CDS encoding sirohydrochlorin chelatase, protein MIVLAAHGTRDPRGARVIEQLADRVRAAAPVPVRVAYADVRQPDVTTVLDSVRGCQAVVVPAFLASGYHVRTDIPAQIAASRHRHAVVAEPFGPAPELIGVLRDRLEQAGYRAGDAVVLAAAGSSDPGALAEVRFAADTLGALLGVSVQVGYAATARPAIADVVARARGRRVAVASWLLAPGLFQRRVADAGADVVADPLGVHPDVVGLVLARYRRARRQFTLTGDAPG, encoded by the coding sequence ATGATCGTGCTGGCGGCCCACGGCACCCGCGACCCGCGGGGGGCGCGGGTGATCGAGCAACTGGCGGACCGGGTGCGGGCCGCGGCACCGGTGCCGGTGCGGGTGGCCTATGCCGACGTCCGGCAGCCCGACGTAACGACCGTGCTGGACTCGGTGCGCGGCTGCCAGGCGGTCGTCGTCCCGGCGTTCCTCGCGTCCGGCTACCACGTGCGCACGGACATTCCGGCGCAGATCGCGGCGAGCCGGCACCGCCACGCCGTCGTGGCCGAACCGTTCGGCCCGGCGCCGGAACTGATCGGGGTGCTGCGGGACCGGCTCGAGCAGGCGGGTTACCGCGCAGGTGACGCCGTCGTGCTGGCCGCGGCCGGATCCAGCGACCCGGGTGCGCTGGCCGAGGTGCGCTTCGCCGCGGACACGCTGGGCGCGCTGCTCGGCGTCTCCGTGCAGGTCGGTTACGCGGCCACGGCTCGGCCGGCGATCGCCGACGTCGTCGCGCGGGCCCGCGGACGTCGGGTGGCGGTGGCGTCGTGGCTGCTGGCGCCGGGCCTGTTCCAGCGCAGGGTGGCCGACGCCGGTGCGGACGTGGTCGCGGACCCGCTGGGCGTGCACCCGGATGTGGTGGGCCTGGTGCTGGCCCGCTACCGGCGGGCGCGGCGGCAGTTCACTCTCACCGGGGACGCGCCGGGTTGA
- a CDS encoding FAD-dependent oxidoreductase: MTRKVVVLGYGMAGARLADEIRGRDPEGTRVTLTVVGAEPHAAYNRVLLSAVVAGTMRPELVRLHDADWAAQRGIDLRTGVTAEHLDRAARRVRLSDGSTVDYDALVLATGSRPWLPPVEGLTLDDGTPAPGVVTFRTLDDCDRILAAARAGAPVAVLGGGLLGLEAARGLAGRGNLVTVVHPAAHVMERQLDAGAGRVLARALGELGIGFRIGAGAARYLPGDGLKLDDGTQVPADLVVVSTGVRPETGLAAAAGLAVDRGVVVDDALRTSDGRIHAIGDCAQHPGAVSGLVEPAWQQAEVLAGLLTGTDVAARYRGTRVVTKLKARGIDLTALGDVHTDAADPDAEVVCLTDPVRGRYAKLVVRAERVAGAILLGAPDAAATITHLFDRGVPVPEDRLAVLLGRALPGGATVASSPADLPAAAVVCRCNSVTKGRLVEAFRAGATDVGELASVTRATTGCGSCRDAVRGIADWLATTA, translated from the coding sequence ATGACCCGCAAGGTGGTGGTGCTGGGCTACGGCATGGCCGGGGCCCGGCTCGCCGACGAGATCCGGGGCCGCGACCCCGAAGGCACGCGCGTCACGCTGACCGTGGTCGGCGCGGAGCCGCACGCGGCGTACAACCGCGTCCTGCTCTCGGCCGTGGTCGCCGGCACGATGCGACCGGAGCTGGTCCGCCTGCACGACGCGGACTGGGCCGCCCAGCGCGGCATCGATCTGCGCACCGGGGTCACGGCCGAGCACCTCGACCGCGCCGCCCGCCGGGTCCGGCTCAGCGACGGGTCCACTGTGGACTACGACGCGCTGGTGCTGGCCACCGGCAGCAGGCCGTGGCTGCCCCCGGTCGAAGGCCTGACCCTCGACGACGGGACCCCCGCCCCGGGCGTGGTCACCTTCCGCACCCTGGACGACTGCGACCGCATCCTGGCCGCGGCCCGGGCCGGCGCGCCGGTCGCGGTGCTCGGCGGCGGCCTGCTCGGCCTGGAGGCCGCCCGCGGCCTGGCCGGGCGCGGCAACCTGGTCACCGTCGTGCACCCGGCGGCGCACGTGATGGAACGCCAGCTGGACGCCGGCGCCGGACGGGTGCTCGCCCGTGCGCTGGGCGAGCTGGGCATCGGCTTCCGGATCGGCGCGGGTGCGGCCCGGTACCTGCCCGGCGACGGGCTCAAGCTCGACGACGGCACCCAGGTGCCCGCCGATCTGGTCGTGGTCAGCACCGGCGTGCGACCCGAGACCGGACTGGCCGCCGCAGCCGGGCTGGCGGTCGACCGGGGTGTCGTGGTCGACGACGCGTTGCGCACCAGCGACGGCCGCATCCACGCGATCGGCGACTGCGCGCAGCACCCCGGTGCGGTGTCCGGCCTGGTCGAACCGGCGTGGCAGCAGGCGGAGGTACTGGCCGGCCTGCTCACCGGCACCGACGTCGCGGCGCGCTACCGCGGTACCCGCGTCGTCACCAAGCTCAAGGCCCGCGGCATAGACCTCACCGCCCTCGGCGACGTGCACACCGACGCGGCGGACCCGGACGCCGAGGTCGTGTGCCTCACCGATCCCGTCCGTGGCCGGTACGCGAAGCTGGTCGTGCGCGCGGAACGCGTCGCCGGGGCGATCCTGCTGGGCGCGCCGGACGCGGCCGCGACCATCACGCACCTGTTCGACCGGGGTGTCCCGGTTCCCGAAGACCGGCTCGCCGTCCTGCTCGGACGTGCGCTGCCGGGCGGGGCGACCGTCGCGTCGAGCCCCGCCGACCTCCCGGCGGCCGCTGTCGTCTGCCGGTGCAACTCGGTGACCAAGGGCCGCCTGGTCGAGGCGTTCCGCGCCGGGGCCACCGACGTCGGCGAACTCGCCTCCGTCACCAGAGCGACCACCGGATGCGGCAGCTGCCGCGACGCCGTCCGCGGCATCGCGGACTGGCTGGCCACCACCGCCTAG
- a CDS encoding uroporphyrinogen-III synthase gives MIEASGTLPLTGFAVGITAARRADELGALLVRKGATVRYGPAIRIVPLADDTELRAATERLLAEPVDVVVATTGIGFRGWVEAAEGWGLGEELVDRLGTAALLARGPKARGAIRAAGLSESYAPASESSAELLQHLLESGVAGRRIAVQLHGEPLPYFAEALREAGAEVIQVPVYRWVGPADPGPLDRLIDAVLDGAVDALPFTSAPAAASTLAVARRTGRLAGLVDALTHRVLVACVGPVTAAPLAAAGIPAVQPERARIGALARVVAQALAERSPKLRAAGRCLELRGQAAIVDGQLCEVAPAPMAVLRALAREPGRVVSRRELASALPGGGAEHAVETAIGRLRTSLGEGRLVQTVVKRGYRLAVER, from the coding sequence ATGATCGAGGCTTCCGGAACCCTGCCGCTCACCGGGTTCGCGGTCGGCATCACCGCGGCCCGCCGCGCGGACGAGCTCGGCGCGCTGCTGGTGCGCAAGGGTGCGACGGTGCGGTACGGGCCGGCCATCCGGATCGTGCCGCTCGCCGACGACACCGAGCTGCGCGCCGCGACCGAACGGCTGCTGGCGGAACCGGTGGACGTGGTCGTGGCGACCACCGGGATCGGGTTCCGCGGCTGGGTCGAGGCGGCCGAGGGATGGGGGCTGGGCGAGGAGCTCGTCGACCGGCTCGGCACGGCGGCACTGCTGGCCCGCGGCCCGAAGGCCCGGGGCGCGATCCGGGCGGCCGGCCTGTCGGAGAGCTACGCGCCGGCGTCGGAGAGCAGCGCCGAGCTGCTCCAGCACCTGCTGGAGTCCGGCGTGGCGGGCCGGCGGATCGCGGTGCAGCTGCACGGCGAGCCGCTGCCGTACTTCGCCGAGGCCCTGCGGGAGGCCGGGGCCGAGGTCATCCAGGTGCCGGTCTACCGCTGGGTCGGGCCGGCCGATCCGGGCCCGCTGGACCGGTTGATCGACGCGGTGCTGGACGGTGCGGTCGATGCGCTGCCGTTCACCAGCGCACCGGCGGCGGCGAGCACGCTGGCGGTGGCCAGGCGCACCGGGCGGCTGGCCGGGCTGGTCGACGCGCTGACGCACCGGGTGCTGGTGGCGTGCGTCGGCCCGGTCACGGCCGCACCGCTGGCCGCGGCCGGGATCCCGGCGGTCCAGCCCGAGCGGGCCCGCATCGGGGCGCTCGCGCGGGTGGTGGCGCAGGCCCTGGCCGAGCGGTCGCCGAAACTGCGCGCCGCCGGCCGGTGCCTCGAGCTGCGCGGGCAGGCGGCCATTGTGGACGGTCAGCTGTGCGAGGTGGCACCCGCGCCGATGGCGGTGCTGCGGGCGCTGGCCCGCGAACCGGGGCGGGTGGTGTCGCGCCGGGAGCTGGCCTCGGCGCTGCCCGGGGGCGGCGCGGAACACGCGGTGGAGACCGCGATCGGGCGGCTGCGCACCTCGCTCGGCGAAGGGAGGCTCGTGCAGACCGTGGTGAAGCGCGGATACCGGCTGGCGGTGGAACGATGA
- the nirD gene encoding nitrite reductase small subunit NirD, whose amino-acid sequence MTAVEEKHATGVVEICPVDRLVPGRGVAALLPGGRQVAIFRTATGEVHALSNMDPFTRAAVLSRGIVGDVRGVPHVASPMLKHRFELATGYCLDDETVAVRTYPVRVVEGVVYLQA is encoded by the coding sequence ATGACCGCGGTGGAGGAGAAGCACGCGACGGGCGTCGTGGAGATCTGCCCGGTCGACCGGCTCGTTCCCGGCCGCGGCGTGGCCGCCCTGCTGCCCGGCGGCAGGCAGGTGGCGATCTTCCGCACGGCGACCGGCGAGGTACACGCCCTGTCCAATATGGATCCGTTCACCAGGGCTGCCGTGCTGTCGCGGGGGATCGTCGGTGACGTCCGCGGCGTGCCGCACGTCGCGTCGCCCATGCTGAAGCACCGGTTCGAGCTGGCCACCGGGTACTGCCTGGACGACGAGACGGTGGCCGTGCGCACCTACCCGGTGCGGGTGGTCGAGGGCGTGGTGTACCTCCAAGCATGA
- the nirB gene encoding nitrite reductase large subunit NirB — protein sequence MRTLVVVGNGMVSHRLVAALRDADTAGTWRVVVLAEEPRPAYDRVALTSYVDGWDAQAITLPGSDYAGDDLVGLRLGDPVTVVDRAAKQVTTAAGHVQPYDALVLATGSRPFVPPVPGHDLPGCFAYRTIEDLDAIRAAVERAKATRRGRAAAMVVGGGLLGLEAAKALRDMGLSPHVVEMAPRLMPIQVDDGGGRLLRKLVTDLDLTVHTGTSAERIEPDGDRLVTTLTNGTELDLDLVVFSAGVRPRDELARSAGLEVGERGGIVTDSSCRTSDPDIWAVGECAAVGGRCYGLVAPGYTMAEIVAAQLLGRSGEFPGADLSTKLKLMGVDVASFGDAHGATENSAEVVLSDAVGGYYKKLVVSEADSDGKRLLLGGVLVGDASAYTLLRPLVGSPLPADPAAMLAPEGASGAVGVEALPEEAQVCSCNAVSKGAITDAIVHQGCDSVAKIKGCTKAGTTCGSCVPMLTKLLDVCGVEQSTALCEHFTHSRQELFQIVRATRITTFGELIARHGTGAGCEICKPAVASILATLDTTDRTGGHVLAGEQAALQDTNDHFLANLQRNGTYSVVPRIPGGEITPVKLKVIAEVAEEFGLYTKITGGQRIDLFGATVDQLPLIWKRLVDAGMESGHAYGKSLRTVKSCVGSTWCRYGVQDSVGLAIELELRYRGLRSPHKLKAGVSGCARECAEARGKDFGVIATEKGWNLYVGGNGGALPRHAGLLASDLDKDTLISYLDRFLMFYVRTADRLQRTAPWIEEMDGGLDHLRAVVVDDALGICDELDAAMAKHVANYADEWRGVLEDPEKLARFTSFVNAPGVPDPTISFRAEREQKVPVLLGVPEVVPR from the coding sequence ATGCGCACACTCGTCGTCGTCGGCAACGGCATGGTGAGCCACCGCCTGGTGGCGGCTCTGCGGGACGCGGACACCGCGGGCACCTGGCGGGTGGTTGTGCTCGCCGAGGAGCCGCGCCCGGCCTACGACCGGGTCGCCCTGACCTCCTACGTGGACGGTTGGGACGCCCAGGCGATCACCCTGCCCGGGTCGGACTACGCGGGCGACGACCTGGTCGGGCTGCGGCTCGGTGACCCGGTGACCGTGGTGGACCGCGCCGCGAAGCAGGTCACCACGGCTGCCGGGCACGTGCAGCCCTACGACGCGCTGGTGCTGGCCACCGGGTCGCGTCCGTTCGTGCCGCCGGTGCCCGGGCACGACCTGCCGGGCTGCTTCGCCTACCGCACGATCGAGGACCTGGACGCGATCCGCGCCGCGGTGGAGCGGGCGAAGGCGACCCGGCGCGGCCGCGCGGCCGCGATGGTGGTCGGCGGCGGCCTGCTCGGGCTGGAGGCGGCCAAGGCGCTGCGGGACATGGGCCTGTCCCCGCACGTGGTCGAGATGGCGCCGCGGCTCATGCCGATCCAGGTCGACGACGGCGGCGGACGGCTGCTGCGCAAGCTGGTCACCGACCTCGACCTGACGGTCCACACCGGAACGTCGGCGGAGCGGATCGAGCCGGACGGCGACCGGCTCGTCACCACCCTCACCAACGGCACCGAGCTGGACCTGGACCTGGTGGTGTTCTCCGCCGGTGTCCGGCCCCGCGACGAGCTGGCCCGCTCGGCCGGCCTCGAGGTCGGCGAGCGCGGCGGGATCGTCACGGACTCCTCGTGCCGCACCAGCGATCCGGACATCTGGGCGGTCGGCGAGTGCGCCGCGGTCGGGGGCCGGTGCTACGGTCTCGTCGCCCCCGGCTACACGATGGCCGAGATCGTCGCCGCGCAGCTGCTCGGCCGGTCCGGCGAATTCCCCGGCGCGGACCTGTCCACCAAGCTCAAGCTGATGGGCGTGGATGTGGCCAGCTTCGGCGACGCCCACGGCGCCACCGAGAACTCGGCCGAGGTTGTGCTCTCCGACGCGGTCGGCGGCTACTACAAGAAGCTGGTCGTGTCCGAAGCGGACTCGGATGGCAAGCGCCTGCTGCTGGGCGGTGTCCTGGTCGGTGACGCGAGCGCCTACACCCTGCTCCGCCCGCTGGTCGGCAGCCCGCTGCCGGCGGACCCGGCGGCGATGCTCGCCCCCGAGGGCGCCTCGGGCGCGGTGGGTGTGGAGGCGCTGCCCGAGGAGGCGCAGGTCTGCTCGTGCAACGCGGTGAGCAAGGGCGCGATCACCGACGCGATCGTGCACCAGGGCTGTGACAGCGTCGCGAAGATCAAGGGCTGCACCAAGGCCGGCACCACCTGCGGGTCGTGCGTGCCGATGCTGACGAAGCTGCTGGACGTCTGCGGGGTCGAGCAGTCGACGGCGCTGTGCGAGCACTTCACCCACTCCCGGCAGGAGCTGTTCCAGATCGTCCGCGCCACCCGGATCACCACGTTCGGCGAGCTGATCGCCCGGCACGGCACCGGCGCCGGCTGCGAGATCTGCAAACCGGCCGTCGCCTCGATCCTCGCCACGCTCGACACGACCGACCGCACGGGCGGCCACGTGCTGGCCGGCGAGCAGGCCGCGCTGCAGGACACCAACGACCACTTCCTGGCGAACCTCCAGCGCAACGGCACCTACTCGGTCGTGCCGCGCATCCCCGGCGGCGAGATCACCCCGGTGAAGCTGAAGGTGATCGCCGAGGTCGCCGAGGAATTCGGGCTCTACACCAAGATCACCGGCGGGCAGCGCATCGACCTGTTCGGCGCGACGGTGGACCAGCTGCCGCTCATCTGGAAGCGGCTGGTGGACGCGGGGATGGAGTCCGGGCACGCCTACGGCAAGTCGCTGCGCACCGTGAAATCGTGTGTCGGGTCCACCTGGTGCCGTTACGGCGTGCAGGACAGCGTCGGCCTGGCGATCGAACTGGAGCTGCGTTACCGGGGCCTGCGCTCACCGCACAAGCTCAAGGCCGGCGTCTCCGGTTGTGCCCGGGAGTGCGCCGAGGCCCGCGGCAAGGACTTCGGCGTGATCGCCACCGAGAAGGGGTGGAACCTCTACGTCGGCGGCAACGGCGGCGCGCTGCCCCGGCACGCCGGGCTGCTGGCGTCCGACCTGGACAAGGACACGCTGATCAGCTACCTCGACCGGTTCCTGATGTTCTACGTCCGCACCGCCGACCGGTTGCAGCGCACCGCGCCGTGGATCGAGGAGATGGACGGCGGGCTGGACCACCTGCGGGCGGTCGTCGTCGACGATGCGCTCGGCATCTGCGACGAGCTGGACGCCGCGATGGCCAAGCACGTGGCGAACTACGCCGACGAGTGGCGCGGCGTGCTGGAGGACCCGGAGAAGCTCGCCCGGTTCACCTCGTTCGTCAACGCGCCGGGCGTGCCCGACCCGACGATCTCGTTCCGCGCGGAACGCGAGCAGAAAGTGCCCGTCCTGCTGGGTGTCCCGGAGGTGGTGCCGCGATGA
- a CDS encoding nitrate/nitrite transporter: MTTTKPRKHWIDHWEPENAAFWAATGKRIAHRNLWFSVFAEHIGFSVWTLWSVMVLFMDPRYGFSAADKFLLTSTPTLIGAIARLPYSWAVARFGGRNWTIISALLLLIPSIGAAIVMEPGTPLWAFLLVAALGGVGGGNFASSMTNINAFFPERAKGMALGLNAGGGNLGVAVIQLLGLLVIATAGTGAPRIVLAVYVPLIVLAALCSALFMDNIASVRNDKKAMREIIGDAHTWVMSFLYIGTFGSFIGYSFAFGLVLQNQFGRTPLQAAAVTFLGPLLGSVARPAGGRLADRVGGMRVTFATFAGMAVLTVILIVASNTGSLALFTTAFIVLFVLAGVGNGSTYKSIPAIFRTKAEAAIAAGADEATEMRTARKRSGALIGLAGAIGALGGLFINLAFRQSFLDTGSGVPAFAGFLAFYGICFLLTWAVYLRKSDAPVSERGLALAGARV, encoded by the coding sequence ATGACGACAACCAAGCCGCGCAAGCACTGGATCGACCACTGGGAGCCGGAGAACGCGGCGTTCTGGGCGGCCACCGGCAAGCGGATCGCCCACCGCAACCTCTGGTTCTCGGTATTCGCCGAGCACATCGGCTTCTCCGTCTGGACACTGTGGTCGGTCATGGTCCTGTTCATGGACCCGCGCTACGGGTTCTCCGCGGCCGACAAGTTCCTGCTGACCTCGACGCCGACCCTGATCGGCGCGATCGCACGGCTGCCCTACAGCTGGGCGGTGGCGCGGTTCGGCGGTCGCAACTGGACGATCATCAGTGCGCTGTTGCTGCTGATCCCGAGCATCGGTGCGGCGATCGTGATGGAGCCGGGCACCCCGCTGTGGGCGTTCCTGCTCGTCGCGGCCCTCGGCGGGGTCGGCGGCGGCAACTTCGCGTCCTCGATGACCAACATCAACGCCTTCTTCCCGGAGCGGGCCAAGGGCATGGCGCTGGGCCTGAACGCCGGCGGCGGCAACCTGGGCGTGGCCGTGATCCAGCTGCTCGGACTGCTGGTCATCGCCACGGCCGGCACCGGTGCGCCGCGGATCGTCCTCGCCGTCTACGTCCCGTTGATCGTGCTGGCCGCGTTGTGCTCGGCGCTGTTCATGGACAACATCGCGTCGGTCCGCAACGACAAGAAAGCGATGCGGGAGATCATCGGTGACGCCCACACCTGGGTGATGTCGTTCCTCTACATCGGCACGTTCGGCTCGTTCATCGGCTACAGCTTCGCCTTCGGCCTGGTGCTGCAGAACCAGTTCGGCCGCACTCCGCTGCAGGCCGCGGCGGTCACGTTCCTCGGCCCGCTGCTCGGGTCGGTCGCCCGCCCGGCCGGCGGCAGGCTGGCCGACCGGGTGGGCGGCATGCGGGTCACCTTCGCCACGTTCGCCGGTATGGCGGTGCTGACCGTGATCCTCATCGTCGCGTCGAACACCGGATCACTGGCGCTGTTCACCACCGCGTTCATCGTGTTGTTCGTGCTGGCGGGGGTCGGCAACGGTTCGACCTACAAGAGCATCCCGGCGATCTTCCGCACCAAGGCCGAGGCGGCCATCGCGGCCGGCGCCGACGAGGCCACCGAGATGCGCACGGCCCGCAAGCGCTCCGGTGCGCTGATCGGGCTGGCCGGCGCGATCGGCGCGCTCGGCGGCTTGTTCATCAACCTGGCGTTCCGCCAGTCGTTCCTGGACACCGGGAGCGGGGTGCCGGCGTTCGCCGGGTTCCTCGCCTTCTACGGGATCTGCTTCCTGCTCACCTGGGCGGTCTACCTGCGCAAATCGGACGCCCCGGTGAGCGAGCGCGGGCTGGCACTGGCCGGCGCGCGGGTCTGA